A genomic segment from Colletotrichum higginsianum IMI 349063 chromosome 5, whole genome shotgun sequence encodes:
- a CDS encoding Ankyrin repeat protein: MSSFFGETENPQSWRVHDGDGIRDWIAADQAQKSCSLSNRLCEECVETFKSILKQLRRIDYLPKVVCRSLERSGASLILWADGHGILQGDLDDVLKKSRFLRKSILELLISISQTLIDRLLPSLIPADRNAIYVGKLVYAIEDARTDIRENYASSDSSEDLEDEDSEENDGKLPSTPSARILNNMTDDIRFDVECLLDLESLIKSPFIDPPKRKSVELEWSYNAPTPHQPYLERISRRFPLAKQDLVDRLAKACWKRFQRIQIDKHRNSGLEERETKDGVSEFYDSGLGTSLGMTTSYAETVMSYRQNSGKSMSTRIPPLPAEAKKGDPFECVACGRSIRIANNSAWKRHLFDDLRPWMCHDASCQYGNEPFSSKEDWAQHLALQHGFQSDWHSLDCPFCLESTGDGKTAILKHLATHFEEISLSSLPPGVDSDSDSGGGVSHATAEVSEKSLQDATGQFDGSIRYISNFELEWRADTDVTPKSGLDQVYHKTEQSPTNSRASSAGDEERERERQKAQERLQRIRERIAKQNDEISRRTAIPFKRTSTGFSPSLADQQREQEHVDAIRRLEIADRQAQEAREARKQEKEDKAQRHQLMERMMPQRQATVRPGSRRHRVLHNDGDERVRVKAKGSHSKATT; the protein is encoded by the exons ATGTCCTCTTTTTTTGGGGAGACGGAAAACCCCCAGAGCTGGAGAGTTCACGACGGTGACGGTATTCGGGACTGGATCGCTGCGGACCAAGCCCAAAAGAGTTGCAGCCTCTCCAACCGGCTTTGCGAAGAATGTGTCGAGACATTCAAATCCATTTTGAAACAACTTCGCAGAATCGATTACCTGCCTAAAGTCGTCTGCCGAAGCTTGGAAAGGAGCGGGGCCTCTTTGATTCTGTGGGCAGATGGCCATGGGATTCTTCAAGGGGACTTGGACGATGTCTTGAAGAAATCTCGATTTCTCCGAAAGTCCATCCTGGAACTCCTGATAAGCATTAGTCAAACACTGATTGATC GACTCCTTCCGAGCCTGATTCCAGCGGACAGGAACGCGATCTACGTTGGAAAGCTGGTATATGCCATAGAAGATGCTCGAACGGATATCCGGGAAAACTATGCCAGCTCTGACAGCTCTGAAGACTTGGAGGATGAAGACAGCGAGGAAAACGATGGAAAACTTCCATCGACTCCCAGTGCCAGGATTCTCAACAACATGACGGATGATATTCGCTTCGACGTTGAGTGTCTTCTAGACCTCGAGTCTCTCATCAAGTCACCCTTCATCGACCCGCCCAAGCGCAAGTCTGTCGAGCTAGAATGGTCTTACAATGCACCGACTCCACATCAACCGTATCTGGAACGCATCAGTCGAAGGTTTCCTCTCGCCAAACAAGATTTGGTAGACCGACTTGCCAAGGCCTGTTGGAAACGGTTTCAAAGGATCCAGATAGACAAACATCGAAACTCGGGACTTGAAGAGCGGGAGACCAAAGATGGCGTATCGGAGTTCTATGACTCTGGACTCGGAACATCATTGGGGATGACGACCTCTTACGCCGAGACAGTGATGTCTTACAGACAGAACTCTGGCAAATCCATGTCAACTCGCATACCGCCTCTTCCGGCCGAAGCTAAGAAAGGCGACCCATTCGAGTGTGTAGCTTGCGGAAGAAGTATCCGAATCGCCAACAATTCGGCGTGGAA GCGACATCTGTTCGATGATCTGAGACCGTGGATGTGTCATGACGCTTCATGCCAATATGGCAACGAACCATTCTCTTCAAAGGAAGACTGGGCACAGCATCTTGCTTTGCAGCATGGTTTCCAAAGCGACTGGCACTCGTTGGACTGTCCGTTTTGCCTCGAGTCCACTGGAGACGGGAAGACGGCCATACTCAAGCACCTGGCAACCCATTTCGAAGAAATCTCTCTTTCGTCTTTGCCACCTGGAGTAGACTCGGACAGCGATTCTGGAGGTGGAGTATCACATGCCACGGCTGAAGTTTCCGAAAAGTCCTTGCAAGATGCTACCGGTCAGTTTGACGGCAGCATACGGTATATTTCAAATTTCGAGCTCGAATGGCGAGCGGATACGGACGTCACGCCCAAATCTGGGCTCGACCAGGTATATCACAAGACAGAGCAATCCCCTACTAATTCTCGTGCATccagcgccggcgacgaggagagggagCGCGAGCGCCAGAAGGCGCAGGAGCGTCTACAGCGCATCCGCGAACGGATCGCCAAGCAGAATGACGAAATCTCCCGCCGCACCGCCATCCCCTTTAAACGCACATCCACAGGCTTTAGTCCTTCCCTAGCCGACCAGCAGCGAGAACAGGAACATGTTGACGCCATACGTCGCTTAGAGATTGCCGACCGCCAAGCACAAGAGGCACGCGAGGCTCGCaagcaggagaaggaggacaaggCCCAGCGTCACCAGTTGATGGAGCGGATGATGCCCCAGCGCCAGGCAACTGTAAGACCAGGCAGCCGGAGGCACCGTGTACTACACAACGATGGAGATGAGAGAGTTCGAGTTAAG GCGAAGGGAAGCCACAGCAAAGCCACTACCTGA
- a CDS encoding Membrane protein encodes MDDGTPSTGRTNPQPAENVSQPVLPDDEESLTVAESDGVLEESTSSDASREQDTHADGYTPGHTYGTAPKPTDGVPETTITTTNPPPRALAPDLLRGLLMALMAMDHNVIGLNSWPHSTGPDPMESDSAPVLRWNRPLGYAVRTLSHLCAPGFTLLLGVGVVYFARSRSRMGWSAARMARHFAARAAVLTAVSVVMGFVLTQGQFWFMNIVLVALAVDYLLVGLLWLGIAETEPLLASAVDRWFGSGDAPAEGTPLLGRRSKSADGGASARAQSLSWHVHNALLLVLAFVTIWWNHWLSPTHGVCATSTSPSPTVSSSTTASDFWRFWFYEVSSPRVLSGFPPLAWLSFAVLGLLYARVVIKARHLPPTTLAAGHFAASLAFAVLFVLTRVLRVGNLSEGCLRTPDQAARPDANPYLASAASFFYVVKYPPDFAFFAYTLTAVFFLLGVLGMIPGRVATRRLGPLLAFGTSALFFYVVHLVVLFGLSILVTVRLFGHDNGLPPQMPGRPAVGVDNVVVWWANWAVVMGVMYPLCRWYSAFKKTRSADSVWRFF; translated from the coding sequence ATGGATGACGGGACCCCGTCCACTGGACGAACCAATCCTCAACCCGCCGAGAACGTCTCGCAACCCGTGctccccgacgacgaggagtcGTTGACGGTCGCCGAGtccgacggcgtcctcgaggagagCACATCTTCCGATGCCTCTCGCGAGCAGGACACGCACGCCGATGGCTACACCCCCGGCCACACGTACGGCACCGCCCCGAAGCCCACCGACGGCGTCCCCGagaccaccatcaccaccaccaaccccCCGCCGCGCGCCCTCGCGCCGGACCTCCTCCGCGGCCTCCTCATGGCCCTCATGGCCATGGACCACAACGTCATCGGCCTCAACTCGTGGCCGCACAGCACCGGCCCGGACCCGATGGAATCCGACTCGGCGCCCGTCCTCCGCTGGAACCGGCCGCTGGGCTACGCCGTCCGCACGCTCTCCCACCTCTGCGCGCCGGGCTTCACCTTGctgctcggcgtcggcgtcgtctaCTTCGCTCGCTCGCGCTCGCGGATGGGCTGGTCCGCGGCCCGGATGGCGCGGCACTTCGCCgcgcgcgccgccgtgctgACGGCCGTGTCGGTGGTCATGGGGTTCGTGCTGACGCAGGGCCAGTTCTGGTTCATGAACATCGTCCTCGTGGCCCTGGCCGTGGACTACCTCCTCGTCGGGCTGCTGTggctcggcatcgccgagacggagccGCTGCTGGCCTCGGCGGTCGACCGCTGGTTCGGCTCCGGTGACGCGCCGGCCGAGGGGACGCCTCTGCTGGGCCGTCGGTCCAAGTCCGCGGATGGCGGCGCATCGGCCCGCGCGCAGTCTCTGTCGTGGCATGTCCATaacgccctcctcctcgtgcTCGCCTTCGTCACCATCTGGTGGAACCACTGGCTCTCCCCGACCCACGGCGTCTGCgcgacatcgacatcgccatcaccTACtgtctcctcctcgacgacggcctccgACTTCTGGCGCTTCTGGTTTTACGAGGTCTCCTCCCCGCGCGTCCTCTCGGGCTTCCCGCCCCTCGCCTGGCTCTCCTTCGCTGTGCTCGGCCTGCTCTACGCCCGCGTCGTGATCAAggcccgccacctcccgccgacgacgctggCCGCCGGCCACTTCGCAGCAAgcctcgccttcgccgtcctcttcgtcctcacGCGCGTCCTGCGCGTCGGGAACCTCTCCGAGGGGTGTCTGCGGACGCCCGACCAAGCGGCGCGCCCCGACGCGAACCCGTATctcgcctcggcggcgtccttcTTCTACGTCGTCAAGTACCCGCCCGacttcgccttcttcgcgtACACCCTCaccgccgtcttcttcctgctgGGCGTGCTCGGCATGATCCCCGGGCGGgtggcgacgaggcggcTGGGGCCTCTCCTGGCCTTCGGCACGTCGGCGCTGTTCTTCTACGTCGTGCACCTGGTGGTGCTGTTTGGCCTGAGCATCCTGGTGACGGTGAGGCTCTTCGGACACGACAACGGGCTGCCGCCGCAGATGCCGGGGAGGCCGGCCGTGGGCGTCGACAACGTCGTAGTGTGGTGGGCGAACTGGGCGGTGGTGATGGGCGTCATGTATCCGTTGTGTAGGTGGTACAGCGCGTTTaagaagacgaggagcgCGGATTCGGTGTGGAGGTTCTTTTAG